The window AAAAGGCGCCCCCCGCCCCAATACCACCGACATATTTTCCTTTTAATATATCCTGATTGCACAGTTGATCACAACCGAGACAATCCCCGTAGTATTTCGCACCGAAGGCTTGGGCGCAATCTTCGATAATGGCTAAATTATACTCTTGGGCGATAGCGACAATTTGAGCCATTTTGGCAGGTTGACCGTACAAATGTACGGGCATAATAGCTTTAGTTTGAGGAGTAATGACTTCCTTAATTAAATCGGGATTCAGATTAAAACTATCACTGTCAATATCAACAAAAATGGGTTTAGCGCCCACCAAACTAATGGATTCCGCCGTAGCATAAAAAGAAAAGGGGGTGGTTATCACTTCATCTCCTACCCCAATATTTAGCGCCCTTAACAAGATAATTAGTGCATCTGTACCCGAATTAACCCCAATAGCGTGTTTTACCCCCAAGTATTGAGCTACTTCCTCTTCTAATTTAATCACTTCTGGACCAAGTACGAATTGACTAGATTCTAAAACTTGGTGGAGGGCGCTGTCGATGTCGGTTTTAATTTGTTGATACTGTTGCTTTAAATCTAATACAGGAATTTTCATTGATACTTATGACGGGGATGTTGAGGGAGACAGAAGCAGAGGGAGAAGGGAAGCAGGGGAAGCAGGGGAAGCAGGGGAAGCAGGGGAAGCAGAGGAGGCAGGGGAGGATTATAATTCATAATTCATAATTCATAATTCATAATTCATAAACCCTTTGCCCTTTTCCTTATTCTTCTTCATCGGAGGAGGCAAAACTAACGTTAGTGATTTCTAATTTTTCCTTAACTTTTTGTTCCACGACTCCAGCTAATTCGAGATTCTCCTCTAAATATTTAACCGCATTATCGCGCCCTTGGGCAATATTATCCCCTTCGTAACTATACCAAGCGCCCTTCCTCGTTACCACATCGGTTTTCTCTGCCATATCCAACAGGCAACCAATACGAGAAATGCCATGACCAAAAATAATGTCAAATTCGGCAATACGGAAGGGGGGCGCTACTTTATTTTTCGCTACTTTCACCTTCGCTCTGATACCATACTCCCCTTCTGTCCCTCTTTTCAAGGTTTGAATCCTTCTAATATCTAAGCGCACGGAAGCATAAAATTTCAATGCTGTACCACCGGTGGTTACTTCTGGATTACCATAGCTAATGCCGATTTTTTGCCGTAGCTGGTTAAGAAAAATTACGGTAGCGCCCGATTTACCGATATTTCCAGCCACTTTGCGCAAAGCCTTACTCATGAGACGCGCCTGTAAACCCACCTGTAAATCCCCCATTTCCCCTTCAATTTCCGCTCGAGGCACCAAGGCCGCCACGGAATCCACCACCACTAAATCCACCGCCGCACTACGCACTAATTGATCCACAATCTCTAAGGCTGCCTCACCGTTGTCTGGCTGTGCTACCAACAGGTTTTCAATGTCCACCCCAAGGGCGCTAGAATAACTAGGATCGAGCGCGTGTTCAGCATCCACAAAGGCGGCAACTCCTCCAGCTTTTTGTACCTCCGCAATGGCATGGAGAGCTAAAGTTGTTTTCCCTGAACTTTCCGGCCCATAAATTTCGATAATTCTCCCTTTGGGCAACCCACCACCGAGGGCAAGATCAAGGGTGAGGGCGCCGCTAGAAATGGTTTCTACTTTCATCTTAGAGGCATCCCCAAGACGCATGATCGCACCTTTACCAAAATTACGTTCAATTTGACTTAAAACCAAATCCAAGGCTTTTTCTTTATCAGACTTTGCAGAGGAGGTACTTGTGGCCATGATTTTTCTCTTTCAGTAATGCAGTTTCCTTATAGTATAGTGCTTCTTCTACCACAGATTAACTTAGTACAAGAGTATTTATATTATAAACAAAAGAGGATTTTTTATCTCTTCTTTTTTTTGGCAAAGTTAAAAAAGGGCAAAGTTAAAGGGGCAAAGGTTTAAAGGCTTAACTCTTTAATTTATAAAGATTTCATCTGACACCTGACACCCGAAGCCTGACACCTCCCCTCACTAAAATACTTTTTCATCAATCCCTAACTGGGAAAACGATGATTTTTGACATCTTCGGCAAATTCACTAACAGAATTGCTAATAATTTCTCTTAAATTGGTGTAGGCTTTGGCAAAAGGCGGTAATTTTGCCGACAATCCTAATAAATCGGCGGTAACTAATATTTGCCCGTCACAATCACCTCCAGCGCCGATGCCGATAGTAGGAATTGAGACACTAGCAGTAATTTTTTGAGCTAACTCAGGGGTAATATGTTCTAATACAATGGCAAATGCTCCGGCTTTCTCTAAAGCCATAGCTTGATTGAAAATTATTTCTTGCTGTGGAAGTGTTTTGCCCTGCTGTTTATATCCTAAAGCTCTTACAGATTGAGGGGTTAAACCCACATGACCCATGACCGGGATGCCAATTTCGGTTAATCTACTTACTGTTTCGATCATGCTAGGGTAGCCACCCTCTAATTTTACGGCTTCAGCATTAGTTTCCTTAATCACTCGCCCTGCTGACTCAATAGCCTGATTGATACTACCCTGATAAGTAAGAAATGGTAAATCACACACCACAAAAGCGCCCTTCACCCCTCGACACACTGCCTTGGTATGATGGATCATTTCATCTAAAGTAATCGGTAAAGTGTGAGAATGTCCTAAGGCTACCATGGCTAAAGAATCCCCCACTAAGATAATATCTACCCCAGCATTATCCAATAAAGAGGCGATGGCATAATCCCATGCTGTTAGGCAAACTATTGGCTTTTTTTCCTCTTTCCACTGGGATAATTTGTCTAGGGTTACTTTCATTCGGTTTTGATCGGTTTTTCCTAATAATTAACCCATTGTTTCATATTTTCTAATCACACTTCTACTTTTAGGTTGTTTTTTTGATTACTTTTTGACAACCAACGACATAAAAACTTATTAAGATTTTTACATGGATAAGGATATTATTTTATTATTTTAATCTCATCAAGGGGTTTAAACCCCTTGTTTATAAACATTTTAGCTGAAAAAACGATAAAAATTTAGCGATTGCGTCTTTGTTCAGGCATATTCGCTCTTCTTTCCTGCATTAACTCCGCAAATTTATCTCTTTGTTCTGGGGTTAGTACTTCCCGCATTTCCAGCATACTTTCAAAACCTAAAGCGCGCATTTTATTCCCTAAATTAGCAATCACTTGGTTTTGGCTACGGATATTTTCCGTTGATTCATTATTCCTCATCATAGTGCGGAGTTTTTCTCTTTCAGCGCCCATCTCCTCTCGTAAAGTTTTCATTTGTGGGTCATACTTAGCCTTAATTTGACTCATTTCCTGCCTTTGTTGAGCTGTCAAATTTAACTTTTCTGCTAAATTATCTTTATCGTATTTTCCTTTGTCGTCGCCTCTTTGCCACATTTGAGCAACTTCAATGGTATTGTTAAGTTTTACAGTTTCTGAGGCTTTAACTTCATGGGTAACAAAGACACCCATTAAAGTAGTACAAGCTAGAAAAAATTTGATATTCTTATTCATGGTTAATTATCCTCTTTAAATAATAAATAGTTGACTAAAATTCAGTGGTGAGAAGTAAATAATCCTCATGGATTTCCGTATCGTCGGTAATAGCGAGAGATTTTTCCCACGCTTCCACCATAAAGGTGTCTAAATCACTCTCTTGTTGGGCATATCTGAAAATTGGCTTGGGAAATGCCACCGTTGCCCCCATTAACGCTAAACCTGTGATAATCCCCACCGGTATCCACCAGCGCCCTCCCCCTTTCTTCTGGGTATTAATGGCTTCCCAGATGATTTCTGCTTGGTTGGAGGGCGCTGGGGGCGTAGCCGGAGAATAACAACGCAAAAATTCAGTTAATTTTTGATCCTCCTCCGTATTAAATTGACTCATATCGTTACTCCCTGAAGTTCTAAAAAATTACGCATAGCCTTACGAGCATTGAATAACCTTGATTTGACCGTACCTACCGGCACATCTAAAATAGAAGCGATTTCCTTTTGTGGTAAATCCACCAGATCATGTAAGATTAGGACAACTCGATGATCCAACTTGAGATGTTGTAAACCTTCTTGTACCATTTCCTGATAATGTATTTGCAACAAATCTTCCGGATCAGAAATCACATCAGGATCATGAGTCAATAAAGTTTGGCGATCACGCTTAATTCGAGCTAATTGGCGACGGCGATCACAAGCCACATTCCAACAAATGCGATAAAGCCAAGTAGAAAAATAAGCATTTTCTCTTAGTTTTGGTAATCCTTTCCAAGCCTTGATAAATACTTCTTGGGTCAAATCGTCCAGTAACTCTGTACCACACAGCTTAAATAAAGTCGATCTAACCTTCTGCTGATAACGTTGGTAAAGTAAACGAAAAGAACTTTGATGACCTAGTTTGCACTGCCGAATTAAATCCGAGTCTTTCATCTCGGTGGTATCATCCGCTAACACTGCCATAATCTTTGCTTTTGCTTAATACACTTTTTTAGACCTTTTCTTTGCAATAAAGGTTCAGATCAAAAGGGCAATGGACAATTGACAATGGACAATGGACAATAACTATTTGGCTAAAGTCTTTAATTTATAAGCATTTCTCCTGACACCTGAAGCCTGACACCTGACACCTGAAGCCTGACACCTGACACCTGAAGCCTGACACCTGACACCTGACACCTGACACCTGACACCTGACACCTGACACCTGACTACTGACTACTGACACCTCCCCTCACTAAAAGACTTTTTCAGCAACCCCTACATAGACAAAAATAAATTATAATTCTGAAATAATAATTTTAGAGTGAGTTGGTATCTTGGTAATTATCGAAAACTTATATAAAAGCTATACATCACCTCGTCAACAGACTACAACTCCCATTGACATCCCCTCAGAGGAAACAAAGCCCACTCCTAACGATAAAAAAGACACTCATCACATTCTTAAAGGCATTAACCTAACCATTCAACAAGGGGAATTTATGGTATTGGTAGGGCCATCTGGTTGCGGAAAAAGCACCCTATTGCGTCTTATTGCTGGTTTGGAAGAAATCACCGCCGGTAATATCATTATCGCGCAACAAAAAGTTAATGATCTTCCTCCCAAAGCGCGCGACATTGCCATGGTATTCCAAAACTACGCTCTTTATCCCCATCTCACGGTATACGATAACATCGCCTTCGGTTTACGGCGCATGAACCAAAATTCTCCTAACTTTACTCCTGCCAATATCTTGGCAAATCTTAGTCGGGCGCTACCTTCCCGTTGGCGCTATTTTTCTCCTCAAGAGCAAAAAATTAACGCCCAAGTTCAAAAAGTGGCGGAATTACTACAAATTGATCACCTTTTAGATCGTCTCCCCAAGCAACTTTCTGGCGGACAAAAACAACGGGTAGCCCTTGGTAGAGCCATTGCGCGTAATCCTCAAGCCTTTTTAATGGATGAGCCTTTATCCAATCTTGATGCTAAATTAAGAATGGAAACCCGTGGTCAAATCGTACAACTACAAAAACAACTGCAAGTTACCACCATCTATGTTACCCACGATCAAGTGGAAGCTATGACCATGGGTGATCGCATCGCCATTATGAATCAAGGAGAAATCCAACAAGTGGACACCCCTTTACAGGTTTATCGGCAACCAGCAAATAAATTTGTTGCTCAATTTATTGGTTCTCCTCCCATGAATTTTTTATTAGTAAACTACCATCAACCTAATATAATTAAAACGGAATATTTAACTATAAAATTAACTGAAAAATGGCAATCTATTCTAGCTAATTATCACTATGAAAAAGTTTGGTTAGGTATCAGACCAGAACATTTTTTCTTAGCTCAATCTTCAGACCAAACCATTGCTATTAAAGTTAACTTAGTGGAATCATTAGGTAATGAAACAATTATTTATGGTCAAATTAATAGTTATCTCGAACAAGAATTACAAGTGAAAATATTTGGTGATCAAAGTGTAAAAATTGGTGAAATTATTTATTTAGAAATTAATTGGCAACAGGTACATTTTTTTGATTTTTACCAAGAAAAAAATTTGCAACAATAGGTTTTTAAAGGGAAAAGTAAAGTTGTATTAAGTCTGTTTGATGACTTACAAATTAGTAATATCAGTATCTTAGTTCAATTTATTGAACGAAATACCACTAGCCGTGTAATTCATTACACGGTGGGTAAATTGCGAAGATATAGTCTTTTATAACAGATTTTACCCGAACATGATATTACAGCAGTTTTCATTTCCTTAAACCACACTTTGGATTATTACAAATATTATCTTTGCGTCTTTGCGCCTCTGCGAGAAACAAAAAACGTGGTTTATTCATTTGAAATGCGCTGTAAACAAAGGTTTTATGCAGAAGAGGATTGCAGAAAAGACTTGATGAAACATTTTTTGATTACTTCTCGAAAATCCGTGACGGTATGTTTGACTTCTTCCGCTAATTCTTCCGCAAATTGATCTAATTTATTACCCTCATTATTATTAATAATTGTTAAATCTTTTTGCCATTTTTGCAGACTTTCTTTGTTAATATCTTCGATATTTTCTTCATTACAATTAACTATTTTTTCCATTGTTCCATCACTGTTAATAATGATCTCGCCTTGAAAAATTTTAGCAATTAATTCTCCCGTAGAAAGTTTATTTTCTATGGCTTTATTTTCTATATCTCTAACAATATTATTAGGTAATTTAAGAGTAACACGTTTATTACTTGGCTCACCAAAAATTATCTTTTCAATGCGAGAAGCTGTAATAGTATGAAAGGGGTAAGTTTCTAAAACTTCTTGCCATTTATTAATTAATTCTATTGAATTTAATTTAGTTAAAGGACGGGCTTGAGCTTCATTTTGGGGAATGACGTTAAAACCATATTTGATTAATTCTATTGCTACCCTTGAAGCCTCAATGGCTTTATTTACACGCCATACAGGATAATGTATTTCTTGTTCACAGTATTCTTTAAATGAGTTAAATTGACTTTTATATAATTTATAATATCTTACTTGATACAACTGTAAACCAAATTTTATATAATTTAAACGATTATATTTAATACTATTAGTAATTTCTTTAATATGGCTATATTTACTATTTTCAGCATGATGATAACAGTCTTCTAATATTTCTCGGTAGGGTTCTTCTATATTTTCCCAAAATAACTGATCTTGATTATTTTCTTCACAGCTATATAGTAAGGTAATAGGTGATTGTTTTTGCTTAATAAGATTGTCTTTTTTTCTGTGAGATGATGGACAGCGCCCTCCCAGCGCCCTCCGCCGTTGTACTTGATTCATGGTGGTAATCATTAGTTTATTTGCATTAATGGTACGCCCCTAGTACAATATCTTGCTTGGCATTACATTATAACTCTTTTGTTCTCAAAATCAATAGTACTTGACTACTCATGAAGCTAGTTAAAAGGGCAAAGGGCAAAGGGCAAAGGGCAAAGGTAAATTTTAAGATAGCTTAGATTACCATTAAATTTCCTCAAG of the Cyanobacterium sp. T60_A2020_053 genome contains:
- a CDS encoding DegT/DnrJ/EryC1/StrS family aminotransferase, encoding MKIPVLDLKQQYQQIKTDIDSALHQVLESSQFVLGPEVIKLEEEVAQYLGVKHAIGVNSGTDALIILLRALNIGVGDEVITTPFSFYATAESISLVGAKPIFVDIDSDSFNLNPDLIKEVITPQTKAIMPVHLYGQPAKMAQIVAIAQEYNLAIIEDCAQAFGAKYYGDCLGCDQLCNQDILKGKYVGGIGAGGAFSFYPTKNLGAYGDGGMIVTNDDHMAELAKMLRAHGSKKNYHNEMLGYNSRLDSIQATILRVKLKHIDKWNKARQNIAKIYNQLLANNSLIVTPQYSQGHVFHQYTIKVTNGKRDQLKEYLAKNDIGSMIYYPIPQDQLPVYENQYQPQPVAMQLAQEVLSLPMYPELTPQHIETVAYTIIDWTKKYHN
- the recA gene encoding recombinase RecA: MATSTSSAKSDKEKALDLVLSQIERNFGKGAIMRLGDASKMKVETISSGALTLDLALGGGLPKGRIIEIYGPESSGKTTLALHAIAEVQKAGGVAAFVDAEHALDPSYSSALGVDIENLLVAQPDNGEAALEIVDQLVRSAAVDLVVVDSVAALVPRAEIEGEMGDLQVGLQARLMSKALRKVAGNIGKSGATVIFLNQLRQKIGISYGNPEVTTGGTALKFYASVRLDIRRIQTLKRGTEGEYGIRAKVKVAKNKVAPPFRIAEFDIIFGHGISRIGCLLDMAEKTDVVTRKGAWYSYEGDNIAQGRDNAVKYLEENLELAGVVEQKVKEKLEITNVSFASSDEEE
- the panB gene encoding 3-methyl-2-oxobutanoate hydroxymethyltransferase; protein product: MKVTLDKLSQWKEEKKPIVCLTAWDYAIASLLDNAGVDIILVGDSLAMVALGHSHTLPITLDEMIHHTKAVCRGVKGAFVVCDLPFLTYQGSINQAIESAGRVIKETNAEAVKLEGGYPSMIETVSRLTEIGIPVMGHVGLTPQSVRALGYKQQGKTLPQQEIIFNQAMALEKAGAFAIVLEHITPELAQKITASVSIPTIGIGAGGDCDGQILVTADLLGLSAKLPPFAKAYTNLREIISNSVSEFAEDVKNHRFPS
- a CDS encoding Spy/CpxP family protein refolding chaperone, producing the protein MNKNIKFFLACTTLMGVFVTHEVKASETVKLNNTIEVAQMWQRGDDKGKYDKDNLAEKLNLTAQQRQEMSQIKAKYDPQMKTLREEMGAEREKLRTMMRNNESTENIRSQNQVIANLGNKMRALGFESMLEMREVLTPEQRDKFAELMQERRANMPEQRRNR
- a CDS encoding sigma-70 family RNA polymerase sigma factor, with product MAVLADDTTEMKDSDLIRQCKLGHQSSFRLLYQRYQQKVRSTLFKLCGTELLDDLTQEVFIKAWKGLPKLRENAYFSTWLYRICWNVACDRRRQLARIKRDRQTLLTHDPDVISDPEDLLQIHYQEMVQEGLQHLKLDHRVVLILHDLVDLPQKEIASILDVPVGTVKSRLFNARKAMRNFLELQGVTI
- a CDS encoding ABC transporter ATP-binding protein yields the protein MLVIIENLYKSYTSPRQQTTTPIDIPSEETKPTPNDKKDTHHILKGINLTIQQGEFMVLVGPSGCGKSTLLRLIAGLEEITAGNIIIAQQKVNDLPPKARDIAMVFQNYALYPHLTVYDNIAFGLRRMNQNSPNFTPANILANLSRALPSRWRYFSPQEQKINAQVQKVAELLQIDHLLDRLPKQLSGGQKQRVALGRAIARNPQAFLMDEPLSNLDAKLRMETRGQIVQLQKQLQVTTIYVTHDQVEAMTMGDRIAIMNQGEIQQVDTPLQVYRQPANKFVAQFIGSPPMNFLLVNYHQPNIIKTEYLTIKLTEKWQSILANYHYEKVWLGIRPEHFFLAQSSDQTIAIKVNLVESLGNETIIYGQINSYLEQELQVKIFGDQSVKIGEIIYLEINWQQVHFFDFYQEKNLQQ